In the Candidatus Electrothrix rattekaaiensis genome, one interval contains:
- a CDS encoding Txe/YoeB family addiction module toxin: MNRQLAWTDEAWKDYIYWQSQDRKSLKRINKLIDAVKRDPFRGIGKPEALKENLSGFWSRRIDEANRLVYAVTDQYITIISCRYHYS, encoded by the coding sequence GTGAATAGACAGCTTGCTTGGACCGATGAAGCATGGAAGGATTATATCTACTGGCAATCCCAGGACAGAAAAAGTCTGAAAAGGATCAATAAGCTAATTGATGCGGTCAAGCGTGATCCCTTTAGAGGAATAGGTAAGCCGGAAGCGTTAAAGGAGAACTTATCCGGGTTCTGGTCCCGCAGAATTGATGAGGCAAACAGGTTGGTTTACGCTGTGACTGATCAGTATATTACTATTATTTCATGCAGGTACCATTATTCGTGA
- a CDS encoding PIN domain-containing protein gives MVAELIRLDRAYLTGPVMAELLHGARGKKEAAQLDAVFATIPILDVSREDWITTGSTLHALRKKGLSVPLTDVLIASVAQRNKMAVLTLDKHFQHLPVECVKIS, from the coding sequence ATGGTCGCGGAGCTGATCCGGCTTGACCGGGCATATTTGACAGGCCCGGTTATGGCCGAGCTGCTTCACGGTGCCAGAGGGAAAAAGGAAGCGGCCCAGCTGGATGCTGTTTTTGCAACCATTCCGATTCTGGATGTCAGTCGGGAAGACTGGATTACAACGGGCAGCACCTTACATGCCCTGCGGAAAAAAGGTCTGTCCGTTCCGCTGACCGATGTTCTGATAGCCTCTGTTGCTCAACGGAATAAAATGGCTGTTCTCACCCTGGATAAGCATTTTCAGCATCTTCCGGTTGAGTGCGTTAAGATTTCCTGA
- a CDS encoding type II toxin-antitoxin system VapB family antitoxin: MRTTVNIDDTLFQDVLNLTKAKSKTEAIRTALKEYLRMKRKEKILAMRGKLNIKPEWEKLRQEEIREYEGYRQGGRRYGRGADPA; the protein is encoded by the coding sequence ATGCGCACAACAGTGAATATTGATGACACCCTGTTTCAGGATGTATTGAACCTGACCAAGGCGAAAAGCAAAACAGAGGCGATCAGAACAGCCCTGAAAGAGTATTTACGGATGAAACGGAAAGAAAAGATATTGGCAATGCGGGGCAAACTGAACATCAAGCCGGAATGGGAGAAACTGCGGCAGGAAGAAATCAGGGAATATGAGGGATACCGGCAGGGCGGCAGGAGATATGGTCGCGGAGCTGATCCGGCTTGA